Part of the Panulirus ornatus isolate Po-2019 chromosome 28, ASM3632096v1, whole genome shotgun sequence genome, CAGACCCCTACCATCTTGCactgacctcccctccctctaacCTCCCATCTCCTTCACTCCTGTCCCGTACTCAGATCCCTACTCCATGCACGGCCCTCCCCTCCCAAGActtccaaccccccccacacaggcctcctcctctcccagttcCTACCTTCAGCTCGCCCATCCTCTTCCCGAGTCTCCTCCTTGCACGTTCCTCACATCCCCGAGAACCCCAAAGACCTGCATGGTCCCCAACTCACCAAGTCCCTATGCCTTGCACAACCCTCCCCTTTCCCCGACCCTTACACCTTCACGGTCCTCCCCCACCCAAGACCACCATCTGCATAGTCCTTCCAGCCCCAGACTAGTGGTGGCCTCTTCGGTGGTACAGGCCACCTCTGCTAACTTGGGGTCCCCGGACGACGTGGTCCACTAAATAAAGACTAAAAATGCATTATTATCCGGGATGTTCTGCACGTTAACAGTGTTTGCACTGGCCTCTTTAGTCGTACCCATCATTCTGGTCAAGTTTTAGAAAATATCCATTGCACAGTTTTCGTGTTATCAATTTCGGTCacgtagatagacagatgaatatataGGCGGCAAAGCCATTGCTACATGATAATGAAATAGAATTGACAATTTCTAGTTTTCGTAAGTGATTTGCTTAATAACTTGTAACGTCAGTAACGTCAAATCTACCTCCTCAGCATGAGGAGGTAGATTTGACTTCAGCATGAAGAAGTAGATGTAACTTCAGAGTAAATAGTGGAAGTAACTTCAGCATGAGGAAGTAGATGTAACTTCAGCATGAGGAGGTAGATGTATCTTTAGCATGAGGAGGTAGACGTAATTTCAGCATGAAGAGGTAGATATACCCTCAGTATAATAAGGTAGATTTAACTTCAACATGAGGAGGTAGATAGTACCTCAGCATGAGGAGGTAGATAAAACCTCAGCATGAAGAGTTAGATTTGACTTCAACATGAGGAGGTAGACATTACCTCAGCATGAGGCGGTAGATATGACCCTATTATGAAAGGTAGATACAACTTCAGCTTGAGGATGTAAATGTAACTTCAGTATGAGGTAGATATAACTTCAGCATTGGGAAGTAGATGTAACATAGCATGTGGAGGTAGATATTTCAACATGAAGAGGTAGATGTAAACTTCAGCAGTAGGAGTTAGATGTAACTTGAAAATTAGGAGGTAGATGTAACTTCAGTGTGATGAGGTAGACTTTGCTACAGCATGAAGAGGTAGATGTAACTTCAGCATGAGGAGGTAGATGTATCTTCAGCATGAGGAGGTAGATATAACCTCAGCATGAGGAGGTAGATACAACTTCAGCAGGAGGAAGTAGATGGAAAGTCAATATGAAAAAGCTACATGTGAGGTCAGCATTAGGAACTTAGGTGCTACGACAGCACATGAGTCTAGGTGAGTGCGTCAGCATGAGGAGCTACCTGCACCGTCAGGAGCACAGGCAGCTAATTATCCCGCCAGGATGAGGAACTACGTGTCTTGGGCACCTTCAGGAGAAAATTGTCACGACAGCATGAGGAGATAGATATCACGTCAGCATGAGGGGGCCAGATATCACGTCAGCATAAGGAGTCAAGTATCACGTCAGCATGAGGAGCCAAATATCACGTCAGCATGAGGAGATAGATATCACGTCAGCATGAGGAGCCAAATATCACGTAAGCATGAGGAGATAGATATCACGTCAGCATGAGGAGCTAAGTATCACGTCAGCATGATAAGTAAGTCAGCTTGAGGCGATAAGAGACAGGTCAGCATAAGGAGGTAAGTATAACGTCATTAGGGACAGCTAAGTGACAAGTCAGCATGAGGGGCTAAGTATGACGTCAATATGAGCAGCTAAGAGACAGCTCAGCATAAACAGCTAAGTATCACGTCAATGTGAGCAGCTAAGAGACAGCTCAGCATAAACAGCTAAGTATCAGGTCAATATGAGCTGGTAAGAGACAGCTCAGCATAAGCAGGACTAACACGTCAGTATGGGCAGCTAAGAGACAGCTGAGTATCACGTCAGTATGAGCAGCTAAGAGATAGCTGAGTATCACGTCAGTATGAGCAGCTAAGAGACAACTGAGTATCACGTCAGATGAGCAGCTAAGAGACAGCTGAGTATCACGTCAGTATGACCAGCTAAGAGACAGCTGAGTATCACGTCAGTGTGAGCAGCTAGGAGAAGGTGAGTGAGGAGCTGTGCGTATAAGAATGTGAACCCATCCCAGTCTTACTGGTCATGATTTTGCAATATCACAAGTTTGTTGACGTTCATTAGAAAACTGGATTCTAATCAGGTACTCGCTGGAGGAACTGGGTCTGCTGACGCCTTTGTTGCATCCACTTGATACATGGCTTCAGAAAGTTACGCGACCGACCTTGGTGCCATGAAAGGAAGAATACTCACATGCAAGAGCAATTAATTTTATTGCTACAGTGTAGTTGTTTGCGTAAAATAAATTAGAGACAGGATTACATAGAATTTGtgtttaaagaaaatgtttaaagTACAGACAAAAAGGGACAGTGACAGGTATTATAACCGAGCATCATCACAGGATACGTAGGGCGTGGATGCGACAGCCTTGGCTGGTACGATGGAGGTCTGTGTCGTCCAGTTCTTCAGTGTGGAGTTCGAACGTAACGTCTTTACTTTCACTCCACCAGATTAGCTCAGCTCCACATATTATCATGGAGGTCTCTTGGACAGTTCAGAGACTCCTGCGCATACCCTGGCAGGCTGCTTATTTCCTGTCATCATCGTCGAAGAAGTCGTCATCGTCGTCATCGTCGAATTCCTCAGAGGACAAGAAGGATCCTTGCGTCCCGTCAGCCTTAACGCCTTGAACGGTGGCGGGTACGGCGTTGGATTCTAAGATGCGGAAGCCATTGCCGTCAGCAATGTACTTGACGAAGTACTGGGTTCCTTCAGGAGACGTCCAGCTGAAATAGGCGAAGTTGATGAAATGACATCCTCTCTATATAGGGAAAATCCGTCTGTCCTGCGACTTGATTAAATCCTTAAAAATCCTGTTAGGTTTTTTCGGTCATTATGATTCCTTTGTGAAGATTTCGTGCCTGAACTCTCATTCACGTTACATATACATGATACCTACTCAATAACCTAGTGCTTCAAACTGTATGGTTTATCATGTAAGTAGCAGTGTCAGCCATAGTTGGTTAAAACTTACATTACTTTAGTTTCTCTTCACATGTATCTGAAGGTAGATATGATCGACAGCATGATGAAGACCTCACCTGAAGGAGCCAGTCATGGTGTTGTCGTCGCCGACTTCCATGCTTTGGTGGATGTCCTCCTCGGAGATGTCTACGACGGAGTCTGGGCGGGCGGCGACCAGGGTGGCCAGACCCAGGAGGACGAGCATCTGAcgtagtgagaggaggaggaggaggcaagaatcAGGTAAAACACTTCATACTTAGAAAATCAAGGTTCACATAATGGCAAACGTGACATAGCTTAGCTAGCAATAAGACAGGTAAACTTGAAGTATAACAGACTAACAGCCAAGAGTCTGTTCTGTGTCACTGACAAAGGGAAAGATGGAGTCAGAACCCTTATACTTTCGCTCAGTCTGTATACATTGGCGGAAGTCACCGGGATAATAAGATCAAAAATCATCATGAATGGGAGCGAAGAGGAAAGGTGCTGTAAAAGATACAGTGTGACTTTTCTAGCTCAAAAAGCAAGCAACTACGCTTGATTCATCACCACTTGATTTTCCTTGGATGCCGCGATCTCCTAACAATGACTTAAGTAAATTTTCCAGCAGACACCAAAGCAAATCTAGTGTGACATCAAGCTCTGAGGGCACTAGCACTCCATGATGATCCGGTTACAAATCTGAGATTCCCAAGCACCAACGTCTTCGGGTAGGAGCAACTCACGAGGCACTTCATGATTGTAGAAGGGTAAGCGAGAGTATGATGCCCGGTGCTGTGGGATCACTAATTTTATATCGAGGAATTGAGGTCAATCGGGCCTCTCTGGCCTGCTTGTATGTAAACTGCTCACAATGTCCAAGGGTCGAGTAGGCTCTGACACTTGCCCGCGACCTCGATATCTAGCCACACCCTCACACATTTAAGTACCCCGCCCCCCAACTAAATACGATACCCCATCCCCACTACACACATTGCCCCATCTCCACTGCATACATtaccccatctccaccacacacattgCCCCGTCTCCACTACTAACATTGCCCCATCTCCATTATACACATGACCCCCATCTCTACTATGCACAGTATCCCATCCCCCTGTACacactgatacacccacactacacatggtacctcacccccactatatatatacatatatatatatatatatatatatatatatatatatatatatatatatatatatatatatatatatatatatatatatatatatatatatatatatatatatatatatatatatatatatatatatatatatatattctttttctttcaaactattcgccatttcccgcaaaagcgaggtagcgttaagaacagaggactgagcctttgagggactaccctcacctggcccaattctctgttccttcttttggaaaaaaaaaaaaaaaaaaatatatatatatatatatatatatatatatatatatatatatatatatatatatacatatatgtatatacatatatatgtatatatatatatatatatatatatatatatatatatatatatatatatatatatatatatatatatatatatatatatatatatatatatatatatatatatatatatatatatatatatatatatatatatacatatatatatatatagatagatggatagatagatagatagatagatagatagatagataaatagatagatggatagcaaTACACCCACACTGGACGTCTCCACTACATACAGCGCTACACCCTCACTATACACAGTACTATGCTTCCACTACCAGTTCCCCACTTCATATAGCACTGCAGTCTTCCGACGCACACTGCCAAATCCCCACTGCACATAGCACCATACCCTAATTTAACACGGTACCATGCTCCCACTACATACAGTACCACGCTCTTACTACACATAGTACCACACATTTATTGCACATGGTGCATTATCCCACCTACACACAGTACCACACTCTTATACATAAGGTACCACGCCTTCACTACACACAGTACCAAGCTCCCATTACACACGGGGGTatgccacattacacacacatacacacacacacacacacacacacacacacactcacacacacacacacacacacacactactacacactCACTAAACACAGTACCACATCGGCAATACACCCATTACATAAACCTaataaacaccacaccacaccaattCACACACAGTAAAACGCCACAAATACACACAGTACTAAACCACCACTGCACTTAGCAACACAACCCCAATACACACAGTATCACGCTCACATTGCACACAGGTCAACACCCCCAGCTACACACATTTCCAGACCCCAGTACACAAGCACTAGGCCCCTACTACACATAGGACCTCGTCCTCACTACACACAGTACCATACCTCCAATACACACAGGATCAAACCCCAGTGCACACAGTACCACATCCCCACTACATACAGACTCACACCCTTAATACATATTGCTGAACCCCAGTACACACAGTATTACCCTCCATTACACACGGTACCAAACCCCAGTACACACAGTACCACAACCTCACTATAGTCAAAACCACATCCTTAATACATATCGCTGAATCCCAGTACACACAGTATCACCCTCCACTACACACGGTACCAAACCCCAATACACACAGtaccacaccttcactacacagCACCACAACCCTACAATACACAGAGTCTTAAACATCAatacacacagcaccacaccccCACTACTCTATGTACCAAATCTCCATTACACAGGGCACTACACCTGACTACATACAGtaacacactaccactacacagAGTATCATACCCTCAGTACTCATAGTACTACACCCCACTACACACAGCAGTACAACTATACCCC contains:
- the LOC139757706 gene encoding cuticle protein 16.8-like; translated protein: MKCLMLVLLGLATLVAARPDSVVDISEEDIHQSMEVGDDNTMTGSFSWTSPEGTQYFVKYIADGNGFRILESNAVPATVQGVKADGTQGSFLSSEEFDDDDDDDFFDDDDRK